In Raphanus sativus cultivar WK10039 chromosome 5, ASM80110v3, whole genome shotgun sequence, the following proteins share a genomic window:
- the LOC108805177 gene encoding cation/calcium exchanger 5: protein MELISSSTITNSALCLTLISTLTFFLLLLHTPTHHHHHRSLLAANHTSSCLSSRSHDNDYLSLHFCVFNENLLLTIPSLSLLVLLHFHILITTAQSHFSLVTTKLADRLSLSPSMAAVTLLALGNGAPDVFASAAALRGGQYRTGFGAILSAGTFVSAFVVGFVAIHAAPFSVDAASFVRDVMFYLVGASFLFYVYLSGEIFVWQAVGFVGFYVFFVGFVFWMDFGTSVVEKGKVVVSEEEKDFLRVEIGGGGGGSLESFKAEKEHRFSGVLRLYGRISRMWETPVSVLLLLTIPKTSPSEWSRFYRSANIIFCPLTLLYACNSFVPLNHPISFLFPNTHLPLWTVVLFMTSSLAFLHFTIEKQPPKTEQMPVIVVAFVMSVFWISTIAGELLNCLAALGTLLELPPALLGLTVLAWGNSVGDLVADVAVAKAGRPAMAMAGCFAGPMFNMLVGLGTALVMQTANVYPKAYELGFHVGIVIAFVFLLLSLMGSLLVITWSRFRVPRFWGICLVGLYVVFTFVSLIIATFST, encoded by the exons ATGGAACTGATCTCATCATCAACAATCACAAACTCAGCTCTCTGCTTAACCCTAATCTCCACCCTcaccttcttcctcctcctcctccacacTCCCactcaccatcatcatcaccgCTCTCTCCTCGCCGCGAATCACACCTCCTCCTGCCTCTCCTCCCGATCCCACGACAATGACTACCTCTCCCTCCACTTCTGCGTCTTCAACGAAAACCTCCTCCTCACGATCCCCTCCCTCTccctcctcgtcctcctccaCTTCCACATCCTCATCACCACCGCCCAGTCCCACTTCTCCCTCGTCACCACCAAGCTCGCCGATCGCCTCTCCCTCTCCCCCAGCATGGCCGCCGTCACTCTCCTCGCCCTAGGCAACGGCGCCCCCGACGTCTTCGCCTCCGCCGCCGCCCTCCGCGGCGGCCAGTACCGGACGGGGTTCGGAGCCATCCTCTCCGCGGGGACCTTCGTCTCGGCTTTCGTCGTCGGGTTCGTCGCGATCCACGCCGCGCCGTTCAGCGTCGACGCGGCGTCGTTCGTGAGGGATGTGATGTTTTATCTGGTGGGCGCTTCGTTCCTGTTCTATGTGTATCTGAGTGGGGAGATATTCGTGTGGCAGGCCGTTGGGTTTGTTgggttttatgttttcttcGTGGGCTTTGTGTTTTGGATGGATTTTGGGACTAGTGTTGTTGAGAAAGGGAAGGTGGTTGTTAGTGAGGAAGAGAAAGACTTTTTGAGAGTTGAgattggtggtggtggtggtggttctcTTGAGAGCTTTAAAGCTGAGAAAGAACATCGGTTTTCCGGAGTTTTGAGGCTTTATGGAAGG ATATCAAGGATGTGGGAGACTCCTGTATCAGTTCTTTTGTTGCTCACGATACCAAAAACTTCTCCTTCTGAATGGTCCAGGTTTTACCGTTCTGCCAACATTATCTTCTGCCCTCTTACCCTTTTGTACGCTTGCAACTCATTTGTACCCCTAAACCATCCAATCTCATTCCTCTTTCCAAACACCCATCTCCCACTTTGGACTGTCGTTCTCTTCATGACCTCTTCCCTCGCTTTCCTTCACTTCACCATCGAAAAACAACCCCCCAAAACCGAGCAAATGCCTGTCATCGTTGTAGCTTTCGTGATGAGCGTTTTCTGGATATCGACAATCGCTGGTGAGCTCCTCAACTGCCTGGCTGCGCTTGGAACCCTCCTTGAACTGCCCCCGGCGCTCCTTGGTCTAACCGTTCTTGCGTGGGGAAACTCTGTCGGCGACCTTGTTGCCGACGTTGCAGTGGCAAAGGCGGGTCGACCAGCAATGGCCATGGCCGGTTGCTTTGCGGGTCCGATGTTTAATATGCTTGTTGGACTTGGGACAGCCTTGGTGATGCAAACAGCTAATGTGTATCCAAAAGCTTACGAACTTGGATTCCACGTTGGTATTGTGATCGCTTTCGTCTTCTTGTTGCTTAGTCTAATGGGATCACTGCTGGTTATAACCTGGTCTAGATTCCGAGTTCCGAGGTTCTGGGGGATCTGTCTTGTAGGACTCTATGTAGTCTTCACGTTTGTTAGTTTGATCATCGCCACATTTTCAACCTGA
- the LOC108856648 gene encoding nuclear transcription factor Y subunit C-9, producing the protein MDQQEHAQSGAMNYGSNPYQTNPMTTTVAGSAGPAAPPGQLGFHQIHQQQQQQQLAQQLQVFWENQFKEIEKTTDFKNHSLPLARIKKIMKADEDVRMISAEAPVVFARACEMFILELTLRSWNHTEENKRRTLQKNDIAAAVTRTDIFDFLVDIVPREDLRDEVLGSIPRGTVPEAAAAGYPYGYLPAGTAPIGNPGMVMGNPGGAYPPNPYMGQPMWQQQGPDQTDQEN; encoded by the coding sequence ATGGATCAACAAGAGCATGCACAGTCCGGAGCCATGAACTACGGCTCAAACCCATACCAAACCAACCCCATGACCACCACCGTAGCCGGCAGCGCGGGCCCCGCAGCACCTCCCGGGCAGCTAGGGTTCCACCAGAtccatcagcagcagcagcagcaacagctGGCTCAGCAGCTCCAGGTCTTTTGGGAGAACCAGTTCAAGGAGATTGAGAAGACAACCGATTTCAAGAACCACAGCCTTCCCCTCGCCAGGATCAAGAAGATCATGAAGGCCGACGAGGACGTGCGTATGATCTCCGCCGAGGCGCCCGTCGTGTTCGCGAGGGCATGCGAGATGTTCATCCTGGAGCTGACGCTCAGGTCGTGGAACCACACGGAGGAGAACAAGAGGAGGACGCTGCAGAAGAACGATATCGCGGCTGCGGTGACTAGGACCGATATCTTTGATTTCCTTGTGGACATTGTTCCGAGGGAGGATCTGAGGGATGAGGTCTTGGGGAGTATTCCGAGAGGGACTGTTCCCGAGGCTGCTGCTGCTGGATATCCGTATGGATACTTGCCTGCTGGAACTGCTCCGATAGGGAACCCGGGGATGGTTATGGGTAACCCCGGTGGTGCATACCCACCTAACCCTTACATGGGTCAACCAATGTGGCAGCAACAGGGACCTGATCAAACTGACCAGGAGAATTAA
- the LOC108837239 gene encoding amidase 1: MAMSNNYGAFIEKSTISPTASSSCPSLKGLTFAIKDIFDVEGRVTGFGNPDWLRTHSAATSTAPVVSSLLEAGATSLGITIMDEMAYSINGENAHYRTPVNPVASDRVPGGSSSGSAVAVGAGLVDFSIGTDTGGSIRVPASYCGIFGFRPSHGVVSTVGVTPMAQSFDTVGWFARDTGTLKQVGSVLLQQPDLNATEPSQLIIADDCFKLCSVPRDLLVQPLVKSVDKSFGGNTVINKMDLGEYIQENVPSLKHFMTSETQQEFCIPSLMALSSSMRLLQRYEFKMNHGEWVSSVKPEFGPGISERIEEAIRVSGEKIDLCRLVKTQLLTALSTLLGDNGVLMIPTVPGPPPHLQADVVALESFRSRAFSLLSIAGVSGLCQVTIPLGLHENLPISVSLVAKHGSDGFLLSLVDCLSKFI, from the exons ATGGCGATGAGTAATAATTATGGAGCTTTCATTGAGAAATCTACAATCTCTCCAACGGCCTCTTCCTCGTGTCCTTCTCTAAAGGGTCTTACCTTCGCCATCAAAGACAT CTTTGATGTGGAAGGACGTGTGACCGGTTTTGGTAACCCGGATTGGTTAAGGACTCATTCAGCAGCTACTTCCACAGCTCCTGTAGTTTCATCTCTCTTGGAAGCTGGTGCCACTTCTTTGGGTATTACCATTATGGATGAAATGGCATACAG TATAAACGGAGAAAATGCGCACTATAGGACTCCGGTAAACCCAGTTGCTTCAGATAGAGTCCCTGGAGGATCTTCAAGTGGCTCGGCTGTAGCTGTAGGTGCCGGTCTTGTTGACTTTTCAATCG GAACTGATACTGGAGGAAGCATACGAGTTCCGGCATCTTACTGTGGTATTTTCGGTTTTAGACCATCACATGGAGTTGTTTCCACTGTCGGAGTTACTCCAATGGCTCAGAGCTTCGACACAGTTG GCTGGTTTGCTCGGGACACAGGTACTTTGAAACAGGTAGGCAGCGTTCTCCTGCAGCAGCCTGACTTGAACGCTACGGAACCAAGTCAACTGATTATTGCTGATGACTGCTTCAAGCTGTGTAGTGTACCACGTGATCTGTTGGTGCAACCTCTAGTTAAATCAGTGGACAAATCATTTGGAG GCAACACTGTGATAAACAAGATGGATCTTGGAGAGTACATCCAAGAGAATGTTCCGAGCCTTAAGCATTTCATGACAAGTGAGACACAACAAGAGTTCTGTATCCCGTCTCTCATGGCTCTGTCGAGTTCAATGAGATTGTTACAGAGGTACGAGTTCAAGATGAACCACGGTGAATGGGTCTCGTCGGTGAAACCAGAGTTTGGTCCTGGAATATCAGAACGGATTGAGGAAGCTATAAGGGTGTCTGGCGAGAAGATTGACCTTTGCAGATTGGTTAAAACCCAACTTTTAACAGCTCTTTCAACTTTGCTTGGG GATAACGGTGTATTGATGATTCCCACGGTACCAGGTCCTCCACCACATCTACAAGCTGATGTAGTTGCACTAGAGTCTTTCCGGAGCAGAGCCTTCAGCTTGTTGTCCATCGCTGGCGTCTCTGGATTGTGTCAG GTGACCATACCATTGGGGCTGCACGAAAATCTTCCCATATCCGTCTCATTGGTGGCTAAGCATGGCTCAGATGGTTTTCTTCTCAGTCTTGTGGATTGCCTTTCGAAATTCATTTGA